A genomic window from Candidatus Tumulicola sp. includes:
- a CDS encoding thiamine pyrophosphate-dependent dehydrogenase E1 component subunit alpha: MKSEPKIRASLPEGLTPEQLRDMYYRMALTRLCDDRAFALNRQGKIPFAATCQGHEAAQAGAAFALKRGTDWLVPYYRDTCLALSFGVTAREQMMCLFARKGDIFSSGRQFPNHYSVPDRHIASISSIIAAHVTHGVGMALAFKMRKQPVVTLITFGEGATSEGEWHEALNFAGIHKVPCVFFCENNEFAISVPQRLQMAIKNVADRAHGYGLPGIICDGTDPVATYLCVREAVERARRGDGPTLVEAKCYRAMSHTSDDNQLTYRTQEEIDAVKARDPLPKFENWLKDHGVTDDDEIAQMRKRAQAEVDEATDWAEAQPPPTEEDLYTHVYASGPLS, translated from the coding sequence ATGAAAAGCGAGCCGAAGATTCGCGCTTCGCTGCCTGAGGGGCTTACGCCCGAGCAGTTGCGCGATATGTATTATCGGATGGCATTGACGCGCTTGTGCGACGACCGGGCGTTCGCGCTCAATCGCCAGGGCAAGATCCCATTTGCCGCCACCTGCCAGGGTCACGAAGCGGCGCAAGCCGGCGCGGCGTTCGCGCTCAAGCGCGGCACCGATTGGCTGGTGCCCTACTATCGCGACACGTGCCTGGCGCTGTCCTTCGGCGTGACGGCGCGCGAGCAGATGATGTGCCTGTTCGCTCGCAAGGGCGACATTTTTTCCAGCGGACGGCAGTTCCCGAACCACTACAGCGTGCCGGACCGCCACATCGCCAGCATTTCGAGCATCATCGCGGCTCACGTGACGCACGGTGTCGGCATGGCGCTGGCGTTCAAGATGCGCAAGCAGCCGGTGGTCACGCTCATCACGTTTGGCGAAGGCGCGACCAGCGAAGGCGAGTGGCACGAAGCGCTCAATTTCGCCGGCATCCACAAAGTGCCGTGCGTGTTCTTCTGCGAGAACAACGAGTTCGCGATCTCCGTGCCGCAGCGTCTGCAAATGGCGATCAAGAACGTGGCGGATCGCGCGCATGGGTACGGCCTTCCGGGCATCATCTGCGACGGCACCGACCCGGTGGCGACGTACCTGTGCGTGCGCGAAGCCGTGGAACGAGCCCGGCGCGGCGACGGCCCGACGCTGGTGGAGGCGAAGTGCTATCGCGCGATGTCGCATACCAGCGATGACAATCAATTGACCTATCGCACGCAAGAAGAGATCGACGCCGTCAAGGCGCGAGATCCGCTCCCGAAATTCGAGAACTGGCTCAAGGACCACGGGGTGACCGACGACGACGAAATTGCGCAGATGCGCAAGCGCGCCCAAGCCGAGGTCGACGAGGCGACTGATTGGGCCGAGGCACAGCCGCCGCCGACGGAAGAAGACCTGTACACGCACGTGTACGCCTCCGGCCCGCTTTCATAG
- a CDS encoding alpha-ketoacid dehydrogenase subunit beta, with protein sequence MATKNVLEAVRDAMHSEMVRDDRVFIMGEDVGPRGNVFRITAGFLDEFGRDRVIDTPLAEASIVGVAIGAAMAGMRPIAEIQFADFIYPAYNQIVGEAAKIRYRSAGGNTCPLVIRTPYGGGVRGALSHSVSIEALFYHVPGLKICVPSTPADAQGLLTSAIRDEDPVMVLEHKKTYRLIKGEVPDGDYTVPIGKADVARAGKDLSIITYGLMRHLAVEAADKLAADGIDAEVIDLRTIRPMDREAIVASVTKTRRALILHEDQKFGGVGAEIAAIIAEQALFELDAPIKRLAGPDVPSMGYAKEYEEAFMPNVERITSAMRELAAA encoded by the coding sequence ATGGCCACAAAAAACGTTTTAGAAGCCGTGCGCGACGCGATGCACAGCGAAATGGTGCGCGACGATCGCGTCTTCATCATGGGAGAAGACGTCGGGCCGCGCGGCAATGTCTTTCGCATCACCGCAGGCTTCCTCGATGAATTCGGGCGCGATCGCGTCATCGACACCCCGCTGGCCGAAGCGTCGATCGTGGGCGTGGCCATTGGGGCCGCGATGGCGGGCATGCGCCCGATCGCGGAGATCCAATTCGCCGACTTTATCTATCCGGCGTACAACCAGATCGTGGGCGAGGCGGCGAAGATCCGCTATCGCAGCGCCGGCGGCAACACGTGCCCACTGGTCATCCGCACGCCGTACGGCGGCGGCGTGCGCGGCGCGCTGTCGCACTCGGTGAGCATCGAAGCGCTGTTCTACCACGTGCCTGGATTGAAGATCTGCGTTCCGTCCACGCCCGCGGACGCCCAGGGCCTGCTCACGAGCGCGATCCGCGACGAAGATCCGGTGATGGTGCTCGAGCATAAGAAGACGTATCGCCTGATCAAAGGCGAGGTGCCCGACGGCGACTACACCGTGCCCATCGGCAAGGCCGACGTCGCGCGCGCCGGCAAGGATCTGTCGATCATCACCTACGGGTTGATGCGCCATCTGGCGGTCGAGGCCGCGGACAAGCTCGCCGCCGACGGCATCGATGCCGAAGTGATCGACCTGCGAACTATTCGCCCGATGGACCGCGAGGCGATTGTCGCAAGCGTCACCAAGACGCGCCGCGCGCTGATCCTGCACGAGGATCAGAAGTTCGGCGGGGTGGGCGCCGAAATCGCCGCGATCATCGCCGAGCAGGCGCTATTCGAACTCGATGCGCCGATCAAACGGCTGGCCGGCCCGGACGTGCCATCGATGGGCTATGCCAAGGAATACGAGGAGGCGTTCATGCCCAATGTCGAGCGCATCACGAGCGCGATGCGCGAGCTCGCCGCCGCCTGA
- a CDS encoding dihydrolipoamide acetyltransferase family protein — MGQVIMPQLGETVTEGTVARWLKKVGESVAKYEPLLDVETDKVASEIPSPFAGTVAKILAEEGATVPVGAPVCEITETSAAPAGSVTPGGVAMPVSPISAAPQAGDGQAAATPTPAAPEAASPAGNGARYSPAVRKLARTHRIDLGAIKGSGRGGRVTARDVIAHTESGTVAPPGAPPAAAAPAGQTTAAPQAAPAVLAPAPTPAVKPAAVFAAHPQPLPVAPPGPDDTVIRLSQMRKTIAERMVLSKTTIPHAWSMVEADVTKLVKWREKEKAAFKAREGVNLTFLPIMIQAVCGALREFPMVNAVWAGDSIIQRKHINIGVAVDIEDGLIVPVVRDADRYSLAGLAATVNDLVEKARSRKLTMDDLIDGTITVDNTGSLGSIASVPIINPPQAAIITMEAIVKRPWVVEDAIVIRSIMNVCLCLDHRVLDGAVASHFLQAVRRRLEEFSA, encoded by the coding sequence ATGGGCCAAGTCATCATGCCGCAGCTCGGCGAAACCGTGACCGAAGGCACCGTCGCGCGCTGGCTCAAGAAGGTCGGCGAAAGCGTTGCCAAGTACGAGCCGCTGCTCGACGTCGAGACCGACAAGGTGGCGTCGGAGATCCCATCACCGTTCGCAGGCACGGTTGCGAAGATCCTAGCCGAAGAGGGCGCGACCGTGCCGGTTGGCGCGCCGGTGTGCGAGATAACCGAGACCAGCGCGGCGCCTGCGGGAAGTGTGACCCCGGGTGGTGTCGCTATGCCTGTTTCGCCGATCTCGGCCGCGCCTCAGGCGGGCGACGGACAAGCCGCTGCCACCCCGACGCCGGCCGCTCCTGAAGCCGCGTCTCCAGCTGGCAACGGCGCGCGCTACTCACCCGCCGTGCGCAAACTCGCGCGAACGCACAGGATCGATCTCGGCGCCATCAAGGGCTCGGGCCGTGGCGGCCGCGTCACGGCGAGAGACGTGATCGCTCACACGGAGTCCGGTACCGTTGCGCCGCCTGGGGCGCCGCCCGCAGCGGCCGCTCCGGCCGGACAAACTACTGCGGCGCCGCAAGCAGCGCCGGCGGTACTCGCGCCCGCACCGACGCCCGCGGTGAAGCCGGCCGCGGTTTTCGCGGCGCATCCACAACCTCTGCCGGTAGCTCCTCCTGGTCCGGACGACACCGTGATCCGTCTCTCGCAAATGCGCAAGACCATCGCCGAGCGCATGGTGCTCTCGAAAACGACCATCCCGCATGCGTGGTCGATGGTCGAGGCGGACGTCACGAAGCTCGTCAAGTGGCGAGAGAAGGAAAAAGCCGCGTTCAAGGCCCGCGAGGGCGTCAACCTCACGTTTTTGCCGATCATGATCCAAGCCGTCTGCGGCGCTCTGCGCGAGTTTCCGATGGTCAACGCCGTGTGGGCCGGCGACTCGATCATCCAGCGTAAACACATCAATATTGGCGTGGCGGTGGACATCGAAGACGGGCTTATCGTTCCGGTGGTGCGCGACGCCGACCGCTACAGCTTGGCCGGGCTGGCGGCAACCGTTAATGACTTGGTCGAAAAAGCGCGCAGCCGCAAGCTGACGATGGACGACCTCATCGACGGCACGATCACGGTGGACAACACCGGCAGCCTCGGCAGCATCGCTTCCGTTCCCATCATCAATCCGCCGCAGGCCGCGATCATCACGATGGAGGCCATCGTCAAGCGGCCGTGGGTGGTGGAGGATGCCATCGTGATCAGGTCCATCATGAATGTTTGCTTATGCCTGGACCACCGCGTTTTGGACGGGGCCGTGGCGTCCCATTTCCTGCAAGCCGTACGGCGCAGGCTCGAAGAGTTTTCAGCATGA
- a CDS encoding DUF4397 domain-containing protein codes for MRMSVSRFLALGAALLAGATLGACSSSGTPIAPTGNNNQINSFPGAPVRFIQGSPNLHLGITNADFRVDGQLVVTLNYAQATQFILSIPAGSHTVTLYDHANPTNPLFTGTTVTLSPNTKYAIVAGGDAGATLTNQKPQIFLFAEPHYNTPSGSAAMSFFNASPKAQAVGVSYNCVTGGPSCLNGIGSPAVGGSSTNNILFHSINDGWCFGAYHPTGGVVLVTGGGFPNATTSDPRNAQCPVNAVFLIGTTTAPFNNFDMFLIDAVGVVTAAPTGPSRYIVLDGQQNG; via the coding sequence ATGCGGATGAGCGTCTCTCGTTTTCTCGCGCTAGGTGCGGCGTTGCTGGCCGGGGCAACTTTGGGAGCCTGTTCCAGCAGCGGCACACCCATCGCGCCCACCGGCAACAACAACCAGATCAACTCATTCCCTGGCGCCCCCGTGCGCTTTATCCAAGGCTCACCGAACCTGCACCTCGGCATCACCAACGCCGATTTCCGTGTCGACGGCCAACTCGTGGTAACGCTCAACTATGCGCAAGCAACACAGTTTATTCTGAGCATACCGGCCGGGTCGCACACGGTCACGCTCTACGATCACGCCAATCCCACGAATCCGCTGTTCACCGGAACAACCGTCACGCTGAGCCCCAACACGAAGTATGCGATCGTCGCGGGAGGCGATGCCGGCGCGACTCTAACGAACCAAAAACCGCAGATCTTCCTGTTCGCCGAACCGCACTACAACACACCGTCCGGTTCTGCTGCGATGAGTTTCTTCAACGCCTCGCCTAAGGCCCAAGCGGTCGGCGTCTCGTACAATTGCGTCACCGGTGGACCAAGTTGCCTAAACGGCATCGGCAGCCCAGCCGTCGGCGGCTCGTCGACCAACAACATCCTGTTCCATTCAATCAATGACGGCTGGTGTTTCGGAGCATACCACCCAACCGGCGGCGTTGTGCTTGTCACCGGCGGGGGATTCCCCAATGCAACCACTTCCGACCCGAGGAACGCGCAATGCCCCGTCAATGCTGTATTCCTCATCGGGACCACCACCGCGCCATTCAATAACTTCGACATGTTCCTGATCGACGCAGTCGGGGTCGTAACTGCCGCACCAACCGGTCCCTCGAGATATATCGTTCTTGACGGGCAGCAGAACGGGTAG
- a CDS encoding MFS transporter, producing the protein MPVIVSDIADSPEPHLDLPSPHARARFGALAYREFRLLWFGLLVSNTGTWMALLAQGWLVVELSPSPAVAPFYLGLVGFVRAVPVLALSGFAGAIIDRVDRRRLLAASQFVMALATLLLGVLVALHVIQIWHVMLLAAISSAAAAFEAPTRQSLVSVLVGRRELMNAIGLNSAAFNAPFIIGPVLGGLLVASVGFAVCFFINAASYVAVLAAVLAMKPKPATPMDNRPGLWSDMLAGFDYMRSNAAVLGVIIVSAVLSIVARPYITLLPALAKSVLHADARILGELMAFAGVGALAGSIITALIGVRRDRGVIFLASAAASGIVLAFLGLAQTFWGVSAALAGLGVASMLFLGMANTLLQTYTPPDMRGRVMSIYTMIFLGLMPLGAYVLGFAASLSSLSATFLVGGVIVAVVALGAWLRRDVRELA; encoded by the coding sequence GTGCCCGTCATCGTCTCCGATATCGCAGACAGCCCCGAACCCCACCTCGACCTCCCGTCTCCACACGCCCGCGCGCGATTTGGCGCCCTCGCCTATCGCGAGTTCCGATTGCTATGGTTCGGGCTTTTGGTCTCCAATACGGGCACGTGGATGGCCCTGCTCGCCCAGGGCTGGCTCGTGGTCGAACTTTCCCCCTCACCGGCTGTAGCGCCGTTCTATCTCGGCTTGGTGGGCTTCGTGCGCGCGGTGCCCGTGCTCGCGCTTTCCGGCTTCGCCGGCGCGATCATCGACCGGGTCGACCGCCGCAGGCTGCTCGCCGCGAGCCAATTCGTCATGGCGCTCGCGACACTGCTCCTGGGCGTTCTCGTGGCGCTGCACGTCATCCAGATCTGGCACGTGATGCTGCTCGCCGCGATATCATCAGCCGCGGCCGCCTTTGAGGCGCCGACCCGGCAGTCGCTCGTTTCGGTGCTGGTCGGCCGCCGCGAGCTCATGAACGCCATCGGCCTCAACTCCGCGGCCTTCAACGCGCCCTTCATCATCGGACCGGTCCTGGGCGGCCTCCTGGTCGCGAGCGTCGGCTTTGCCGTGTGCTTCTTCATCAATGCCGCCTCGTATGTGGCGGTGCTGGCCGCGGTGCTCGCGATGAAGCCCAAACCGGCGACGCCGATGGACAACCGCCCCGGCCTGTGGAGCGACATGCTCGCTGGTTTTGACTACATGCGCAGCAATGCAGCCGTGCTCGGGGTCATCATCGTGTCCGCGGTTCTGTCGATCGTCGCGCGGCCGTACATCACGCTTCTGCCTGCCCTCGCGAAGAGCGTGCTCCACGCCGACGCGCGCATTCTCGGCGAACTCATGGCGTTTGCCGGCGTCGGCGCCCTGGCGGGGTCCATCATCACGGCGCTCATCGGCGTGCGGCGCGATCGCGGCGTGATCTTTTTGGCAAGCGCGGCCGCTTCGGGCATCGTGCTGGCGTTCTTGGGCCTTGCACAGACGTTTTGGGGAGTCTCCGCAGCGCTCGCTGGTCTCGGCGTCGCCTCGATGTTGTTCTTGGGCATGGCCAACACGCTGCTGCAGACGTACACGCCGCCGGACATGCGCGGGCGCGTCATGTCTATCTACACCATGATTTTTCTTGGCCTGATGCCGCTGGGGGCATACGTGCTGGGATTTGCGGCGAGCTTATCGTCGCTCTCCGCGACCTTCTTGGTGGGCGGCGTCATCGTCGCCGTGGTCGCCCTTGGGGCGTGGCTGCGCCGCGACGTGCGCGAGTTGGCATAA
- a CDS encoding aspartate aminotransferase family protein — protein MKELTGKDLAHVVVEPPGPRSRELAKRLRECECRDVTYVSDDFPVFFERGTGANLVDVDGNVYVDLSGAFGVAAAGHSNPRVVEALAHQAGRLLHGMGDVHPTEGKVLLAEALCEVTPGKGSKRVILASSGAEAVESAIKTAAIATGKPGVISFTGAYHGLTYGALALTDRDHFREPFVKQLGSFARRVPYAYCYRCPLNLTYPECETACLSFVEEVLDAEGGGEIGAVIVEPIQGRGGEVPAPLGWLADLRELCDRRRLLLIADEIFTGFGRTGRWFACDHAGVVPDLICVGKGMSSGFPISACIGKAEVMDRWPECTGEAIHTSTFLGHPTGCAAALASIQELREHKLVERAAALEKPLGAMLNAIRDRAGGRIGDVRGKGLMWGLECVDEAGEPASKIAAQTVAGALRRGVVLLAGGPANNVLSFTPPLVIEKEQLEFALGIVAEALIEA, from the coding sequence GTGAAAGAACTCACCGGCAAGGACTTGGCCCACGTCGTGGTCGAGCCGCCCGGCCCGCGCAGCCGCGAACTGGCCAAGCGCCTGCGTGAATGCGAGTGCCGTGACGTCACCTACGTCAGCGACGATTTCCCGGTCTTCTTCGAGCGCGGCACCGGCGCGAATCTCGTGGACGTCGACGGCAACGTCTATGTCGATCTGAGCGGAGCTTTCGGGGTCGCCGCCGCCGGGCACAGCAATCCTCGCGTCGTCGAGGCGCTCGCGCATCAAGCGGGCAGACTGTTGCACGGTATGGGCGACGTGCATCCCACCGAAGGCAAAGTGCTGTTGGCGGAAGCGCTATGCGAGGTGACGCCCGGCAAAGGCTCCAAGCGCGTCATTCTCGCTTCTTCAGGAGCCGAAGCGGTGGAGTCGGCGATAAAAACGGCGGCCATCGCCACGGGCAAGCCGGGCGTCATCAGCTTCACCGGCGCGTACCACGGCCTGACCTACGGCGCCCTCGCGCTCACCGATCGCGACCACTTCCGCGAGCCTTTCGTCAAACAACTCGGTTCGTTTGCGCGGCGCGTGCCGTACGCGTATTGCTATCGCTGCCCGCTCAACCTCACCTACCCGGAATGCGAAACCGCCTGCCTCAGCTTTGTCGAAGAGGTGCTGGATGCCGAAGGCGGCGGCGAGATCGGCGCTGTGATCGTCGAGCCGATCCAGGGGCGCGGCGGCGAAGTGCCGGCGCCGTTGGGTTGGCTCGCCGACCTGCGCGAGTTATGCGACCGGCGCCGCTTACTGCTCATCGCCGACGAGATCTTCACCGGCTTCGGCCGCACGGGCCGCTGGTTTGCGTGCGACCACGCCGGCGTGGTGCCGGACCTCATCTGCGTGGGCAAGGGCATGTCGTCCGGCTTCCCGATCTCCGCCTGCATCGGTAAGGCCGAGGTGATGGACCGGTGGCCGGAATGTACCGGCGAGGCGATCCACACGAGCACCTTCCTAGGGCACCCAACGGGCTGCGCCGCCGCGTTGGCAAGCATCCAAGAGTTACGCGAGCACAAACTGGTCGAACGCGCGGCAGCGTTGGAAAAACCGCTTGGCGCCATGTTGAACGCGATCCGCGATCGTGCCGGTGGACGGATCGGCGACGTCCGCGGCAAGGGCCTCATGTGGGGACTCGAGTGCGTGGATGAAGCCGGCGAGCCGGCGAGCAAGATCGCAGCGCAAACCGTTGCAGGCGCTTTGCGTCGCGGCGTGGTGCTGCTTGCAGGTGGTCCTGCTAATAATGTCTTGTCGTTCACGCCACCGTTGGTGATCGAAAAAGAACAACTTGAGTTTGCGCTCGGCATCGTTGCTGAGGCGCTGATCGAAGCCTGA